Proteins encoded in a region of the Candidatus Moanabacter tarae genome:
- the yhdN_6 gene encoding Aldo-keto reductase YhdN, which produces MIFREYGNSILNVSALAFGGWPIAGVGWSNVNERDSIAAVQQALDEEMNFLDTAYMYGENGESEILLGKAIAGRRDEAIVATKCGVHWVRGEMVRDSSPKRIKCEVEESLRRLNIDVIDLYQVHAPDENTPIEKTAEMMALLLEEGKIRAVGVSNYSVEQMKSFCSVSPLHSLQPRYSMIDRRIENEIVPYCRERNIGICVYCPLERGLLTDRIKPGEEYPSEDSRHTDLAFRGKEFTRTKAMNRALQEIATECGISTVQLVLNWTVHQPGITVAIVGATRPHQVAENAKSLTLELSEEQMQKINKVIESR; this is translated from the coding sequence ATGATCTTCAGAGAATATGGGAATTCGATCCTCAATGTTTCCGCTTTAGCCTTTGGTGGCTGGCCTATTGCCGGAGTCGGTTGGAGTAATGTGAATGAACGCGATTCCATAGCCGCGGTTCAACAAGCTTTGGATGAGGAAATGAATTTTCTGGATACTGCTTACATGTACGGCGAGAACGGGGAGTCTGAGATTCTGTTGGGGAAAGCGATTGCTGGTCGGCGAGATGAAGCCATCGTTGCCACCAAATGCGGAGTGCATTGGGTGCGTGGAGAAATGGTTCGCGATAGTTCTCCAAAACGAATTAAATGCGAGGTGGAAGAAAGTTTACGGCGATTGAACATCGATGTTATAGATCTTTACCAGGTTCATGCGCCGGATGAAAATACCCCTATTGAGAAAACCGCAGAAATGATGGCTTTACTCCTAGAGGAGGGAAAGATTCGTGCGGTTGGAGTTAGCAACTACAGCGTTGAGCAAATGAAATCTTTTTGCAGTGTCTCCCCTCTGCATTCGTTGCAGCCGCGTTATAGTATGATCGATCGTCGGATTGAGAACGAAATTGTTCCGTATTGTAGAGAACGAAATATTGGGATTTGTGTCTACTGTCCGCTGGAGCGAGGTCTTCTTACTGATCGGATCAAGCCGGGGGAGGAATATCCTTCAGAAGACAGTCGCCATACAGATTTGGCCTTCAGGGGAAAGGAGTTCACGCGCACTAAGGCTATGAACAGAGCTTTACAAGAGATAGCTACTGAATGTGGGATTTCTACAGTCCAACTGGTTCTTAACTGGACCGTGCATCAACCCGGTATAACCGTTGCGATCGTAGGAGCTACCCGTCCCCATCAGGTCGCAGAGAATGCCAAGTCACTTACCCTCGAGTTAAGTGAAGAGCAGATGCAAAAGATCAATAAGGTCATTGAATCCAGGTAA
- the eltD gene encoding Erythritol/L-threitol dehydrogenase → MKIAILHGPRDLRLEDHPLDTHNLKPNEIWAKTEISAFKIGTDRGNYEGAEQVPGAPDYPRWVGDSNLAVVRGIGSQVTRVKVGDRIVTRQAHQSEYVISEAASLVKVPPGVDSENAVYAHLYALSAHCYHKAQFRPSENVAVVGVGVLGLGAIALGPLFGARVVALANSPLRLEMAEQMGAHAGFLTDDPCLSQKLSKFSRGRGIDLVILTANPWPAFKTSLQIVRPNGRVSIVSLLGRGEPPLDFNPLPMELFYNKGISLIAVCGPDGDLYPSAFEPSRDASIVAQYRDMDRTAEHILDLMADGNLYPKRLITHRLHYTEMIKAYEMADRREKSMLGVTFNWKEQ, encoded by the coding sequence ATGAAAATTGCTATTCTCCACGGCCCCCGTGATCTTCGGCTCGAAGATCACCCTCTGGACACTCACAATTTGAAGCCCAATGAAATCTGGGCAAAGACAGAAATATCCGCCTTCAAAATTGGAACAGATCGGGGCAACTACGAAGGAGCCGAGCAAGTGCCTGGCGCTCCAGACTACCCAAGATGGGTTGGTGACAGTAACCTCGCTGTAGTACGTGGGATCGGTAGTCAAGTGACTCGCGTCAAAGTCGGCGATCGAATTGTTACCCGGCAAGCTCATCAATCCGAATACGTAATTTCTGAGGCTGCGAGCTTAGTAAAGGTACCACCCGGAGTGGATTCTGAAAACGCCGTCTACGCCCATCTCTATGCATTAAGTGCTCACTGCTATCATAAAGCTCAGTTCCGACCCAGTGAAAACGTGGCCGTGGTTGGCGTCGGGGTCCTGGGTTTGGGAGCAATCGCTTTGGGCCCCTTGTTTGGAGCTCGGGTCGTAGCATTGGCAAACAGCCCACTCCGGCTGGAGATGGCTGAGCAAATGGGGGCCCATGCTGGCTTCCTTACTGATGACCCATGCTTATCACAAAAGCTGTCCAAATTTTCCAGAGGTCGCGGTATTGATCTCGTCATTCTTACAGCTAATCCCTGGCCTGCTTTTAAGACATCATTACAGATTGTACGACCAAATGGAAGAGTATCCATTGTAAGCCTCTTAGGAAGGGGTGAACCACCCCTCGATTTTAATCCGCTGCCAATGGAACTCTTTTATAATAAAGGCATTTCCCTTATTGCCGTCTGTGGTCCTGACGGCGACCTCTACCCAAGCGCTTTCGAGCCCAGCAGGGACGCTTCGATTGTGGCTCAGTATCGAGACATGGATCGAACCGCGGAGCACATCCTAGACCTAATGGCAGATGGCAATCTGTATCCAAAACGACTCATCACGCATCGCCTTCATTACACCGAAATGATCAAAGCCTATGAAATGGCTGACAGACGTGAAAAATCAATGTTGGGCGTAACATTTAACTGGAAAGAACAATGA